One genomic region from Ornithinicoccus hortensis encodes:
- a CDS encoding PfkB family carbohydrate kinase, with protein sequence MTRVIHTGQALVDLVVEVQQLPRRGGNVMATSQNRYAGGSVSVLAAAARSGAEAVHAGAHGTGPNGDLVRAALAAEGVAVSSEPVPDADTGVCVVLVEPSAERTFVTTLGAERLITPESLATSRASGGDLVCVTGYTLLEPTRDPLLAWLEDVGEDVRVVLDPGAAFAGLAASVRDRMLAGTAVWTSNAEEAAELTGVEDVAGSVPAVRDRLPDGALVVVRDGPDGCYVLEAGSDDVVHLPGFPQEPVDTNGAGDAHTGVLVAELAAGADLLTASRRANAAGAIKVTRRGPATAPTRAEIDEFLASR encoded by the coding sequence GTGACCAGGGTGATCCACACGGGACAGGCACTCGTCGACCTCGTCGTGGAGGTGCAGCAGCTGCCACGGCGCGGGGGCAACGTGATGGCCACCTCCCAGAACCGGTATGCGGGGGGCTCGGTGAGCGTGCTCGCCGCCGCCGCGCGCTCCGGGGCCGAGGCGGTGCACGCCGGCGCGCACGGCACGGGGCCCAACGGTGACCTCGTGCGCGCGGCGCTGGCGGCCGAGGGGGTCGCCGTGTCCAGCGAGCCGGTGCCGGATGCCGACACCGGTGTGTGCGTCGTCCTGGTCGAACCGAGCGCGGAGCGGACCTTCGTGACGACCCTGGGGGCCGAGCGGCTGATCACCCCCGAGAGCCTGGCGACCTCCCGGGCCTCGGGCGGCGACCTGGTCTGCGTGACCGGCTACACCCTGCTGGAGCCCACCCGCGACCCGTTGCTGGCCTGGCTCGAGGACGTGGGCGAGGACGTGCGGGTGGTGCTTGACCCGGGGGCGGCGTTCGCCGGCCTCGCCGCGTCCGTGCGCGACCGGATGCTGGCCGGCACCGCCGTGTGGACCAGCAACGCCGAGGAAGCCGCCGAGCTGACCGGGGTCGAGGACGTGGCCGGCTCCGTCCCCGCCGTGCGGGACCGGCTGCCCGACGGGGCGCTGGTCGTCGTGCGGGACGGTCCGGACGGGTGCTACGTGCTCGAGGCCGGCTCCGACGACGTGGTCCACTTGCCCGGCTTCCCGCAGGAGCCGGTCGACACCAACGGCGCGGGCGACGCACACACCGGCGTGCTGGTCGCCGAACTGGCTGCCGGGGCCGACCTGCTCACCGCCTCCCGCAGGGCCAATGCGGCCGGCGCCATCAAGGTGACCCGGCGCGGGCCCGCTACCGCCCCTACCCGGGCCGAGATCGACGAGTTCCTGGCGTCCCGCTGA
- a CDS encoding cation:proton antiporter yields the protein MEFLPMILLVTATVGLTAVARHFLWPAPLLVTGVALVVAGIPGLPAFTIDSHVILTLVLPPLLYSAALDVSLLNFTRSRKHISRLGVGLVAVTAGVVGIVGYLLVPDMTLPAALLLGAIVAPPDAVSAAAIGRRLGLPRHVMTVLSGESLINDAASLTLFKVFLLIIGGTSLTVLDDLGIFVTAVLVGVLVGLVLGVVFHWIRMRIDDPVVETMLGLLVPFLAYIGAEEMQGSGVLAVVAAGLWIGFNSPKTGYAARITERPVWSAIDLLLESFVFALIGLQMKPIAEALDSSGRGVWNTVWIAVVVLIVVILIRPAFIFGTYHLSRFRSNSREQRRVRAVERASRRVESRNRPPRVPKPLGRKLLQAEPEMTWQELTVLSWTSMRGVVTLAAAAAVPVVTDSGNRVPGHDVIIFVAFFVTIGTLLLQGLTLPFVIRRLGVTDPEQDKRDREQERALLRITITESVEYLETHRDELTKTFDGPLLDRLLKGMRQRIEWQEQESRLEAQEDRQLDRRGLQYRGELRRKMLRRQRDVLVRERDKGSIDEEVMREVLKGLDAEELALDTSILHWDRA from the coding sequence ATGGAGTTCCTACCCATGATCCTGCTGGTCACCGCGACCGTGGGACTCACCGCCGTGGCCCGGCACTTCCTGTGGCCGGCACCGCTCCTGGTCACCGGGGTGGCGCTAGTCGTGGCGGGCATCCCCGGTCTGCCCGCGTTCACGATCGACTCCCACGTCATCCTCACCCTGGTGCTGCCGCCACTGCTCTACTCGGCCGCGCTGGACGTCTCGCTGCTCAACTTCACCCGGAGCCGCAAGCACATCTCCCGGCTCGGCGTCGGGCTGGTGGCGGTCACCGCCGGCGTGGTCGGCATCGTCGGCTACCTGCTGGTGCCGGACATGACGCTGCCCGCCGCGCTGCTCCTGGGCGCCATCGTGGCCCCGCCGGACGCGGTCTCCGCGGCCGCGATCGGCCGCCGGCTGGGGCTGCCCCGCCACGTGATGACGGTCCTGTCCGGGGAGAGCCTTATCAACGACGCGGCCTCGCTGACCCTGTTCAAGGTGTTCCTGCTGATCATCGGCGGCACCTCGCTGACCGTCCTGGACGACCTCGGCATCTTCGTCACCGCGGTCCTCGTGGGGGTCTTGGTCGGGCTGGTGCTGGGCGTGGTCTTCCACTGGATCCGGATGCGGATCGACGACCCGGTCGTGGAGACGATGCTCGGCCTGCTGGTGCCCTTCCTGGCCTACATCGGCGCCGAGGAGATGCAGGGCTCGGGCGTCCTGGCGGTCGTCGCGGCCGGCCTGTGGATCGGCTTCAACTCCCCGAAGACCGGCTACGCGGCCCGGATCACCGAGCGTCCGGTCTGGTCCGCGATCGACCTGCTGCTCGAGAGCTTCGTCTTCGCCCTGATCGGGCTGCAGATGAAGCCGATCGCCGAGGCGCTGGACAGCAGCGGGCGCGGTGTCTGGAACACGGTGTGGATCGCCGTCGTCGTGCTGATCGTCGTGATCCTGATCCGCCCGGCGTTCATCTTCGGCACCTACCACCTGTCCCGGTTCAGGTCCAACAGCCGGGAGCAACGCCGCGTGCGGGCGGTGGAACGGGCCAGCCGCAGGGTGGAGAGCCGCAACCGGCCGCCCCGGGTCCCGAAGCCCCTGGGGCGCAAGCTCCTGCAGGCCGAGCCCGAGATGACCTGGCAGGAACTGACCGTGCTGTCGTGGACCAGCATGCGGGGCGTGGTGACGCTCGCCGCGGCCGCGGCGGTGCCCGTGGTGACCGACTCGGGCAACCGGGTGCCGGGCCACGACGTCATCATCTTCGTGGCCTTCTTCGTCACGATCGGCACACTCCTGCTCCAGGGGCTGACCCTGCCGTTCGTGATCCGCCGGCTGGGAGTCACCGACCCGGAGCAGGACAAGCGGGACCGGGAACAGGAACGGGCGCTGCTGCGGATCACCATCACCGAGAGCGTGGAGTACCTGGAGACCCACCGGGACGAGCTCACCAAGACCTTCGACGGGCCGCTGCTGGACCGCCTGCTCAAGGGGATGCGGCAGCGCATCGAGTGGCAGGAGCAGGAGTCCCGCCTCGAGGCCCAGGAGGACCGTCAGCTGGACCGGCGGGGGCTGCAGTACCGGGGCGAGCTGCGCCGCAAGATGCTCCGCCGCCAGCGCGACGTCCTGGTCCGGGAGCGGGACAAGGGCAGCATCGACGAAGAGGTGATGCGCGAGGTGCTCAAGGGGCTGGACGCCGAGGAGCTGGCCCTGGACACCTCGATCCTGCACTGGGACCGGGCCTAG
- a CDS encoding DNA gyrase/topoisomerase IV subunit A, with product MARRPRSSGPDLFDVEEKIVDIDVQEEMQGAYLEYAYSVIYSRAIPDARDGLKPVQRRILFGMHELGLRPDKGHVKCSRVVGEVMGKYHPHGDGAIYDAMVRMAQPFTMRLPLVDGHGNFGSLDDGPAASRYTEARPAPAALLMTGSLDEETVDFVPNYDEQLMQPEVLPAAFPNLLVNGASGIAVGMATNMAPHNLGEVIGAARHLIAHPDATLDDLMRFVPGPDLPLGGRIVGLDGIRDAYESGRGSFRTRATARIENVTPRRKGIVVTELPYLVGAEKVIEKVKQLVQSKKLQGISDINDLTDRSKGLHLVIEVKNGFNPDAVLEQLYKLTPMEESFGINNVALVEGQPRTLGLRELLQVYVDFRTDVVRRRTAYRLRRRQERLHLVEGLLIAILDIDEVIQLIRSSDDAAAARERLMQVFDLSELQANYILELQLRRLTKFSRIELESERDELQREIERLTALLEDHELLLALVSDELAEVAKEHGTPRRTVLLESAGVTASAAASTPMEVPDDPCWVLLSSTGLLARTSTDEPLGTGGARRKHDAIVSRVRTTARGDVGLVTSTGRLVRLSALELPTLPPTNGAPTLSGGAPLAAFVDLPAGEQPLALCTLTGDGPGLALGTRNGVVKRVNPDYPGNKDSFEVISLKDGDSVVGAVELTTGEEDLVFITSEASLLHFSASGVRPQGRSGGGMAGIKLPAGVSVVGFWAVDPEAENVVVTVAGSAGVRPGTEAGSVKVTPYAEYPAKGRATGGVRCHRFLRGEDALMVGWAGSTPPMAASANGVAVELPPATGKRDGSGTPAKAPIARVAAG from the coding sequence ATGGCGCGACGCCCCCGCTCGTCCGGCCCCGACCTGTTCGACGTCGAGGAGAAGATCGTCGACATCGACGTCCAGGAGGAGATGCAGGGTGCCTATCTGGAGTACGCCTACTCGGTGATCTACTCCCGGGCGATCCCCGACGCCCGGGACGGCCTGAAGCCGGTGCAGCGCCGGATCCTCTTCGGCATGCACGAGCTGGGGCTGCGCCCGGACAAGGGCCACGTGAAGTGCTCCCGCGTGGTCGGCGAGGTGATGGGTAAGTACCACCCGCACGGCGACGGCGCGATCTACGACGCCATGGTCCGGATGGCGCAGCCGTTCACCATGCGGTTGCCGCTCGTGGACGGGCACGGCAACTTCGGCTCGCTGGACGACGGCCCCGCCGCGAGCCGGTACACCGAGGCCCGGCCGGCCCCCGCGGCGCTCCTGATGACCGGGAGCCTGGACGAGGAGACGGTCGACTTCGTCCCCAACTACGACGAGCAGCTGATGCAGCCGGAGGTGCTGCCGGCCGCCTTCCCCAACCTGCTGGTCAACGGCGCGTCCGGCATCGCGGTCGGGATGGCCACCAACATGGCGCCGCACAACCTCGGTGAGGTGATCGGCGCCGCCCGGCACCTGATCGCCCACCCGGACGCGACGCTGGACGACCTGATGCGCTTCGTCCCGGGCCCTGACCTGCCGCTCGGTGGCCGCATCGTCGGCCTGGACGGCATCCGGGACGCCTACGAGTCCGGCCGCGGCTCGTTCCGCACCCGGGCGACCGCTCGGATCGAGAACGTCACCCCCCGCCGCAAGGGCATCGTGGTGACCGAGCTGCCCTACCTGGTCGGCGCCGAGAAGGTGATCGAGAAGGTCAAGCAGCTGGTGCAGAGCAAGAAGCTGCAGGGCATCTCCGACATCAACGACCTCACCGACCGCAGCAAGGGCCTGCACCTGGTGATCGAGGTGAAGAACGGCTTCAACCCCGACGCCGTCCTGGAGCAGCTCTACAAGCTCACCCCGATGGAGGAGTCCTTCGGGATCAACAACGTCGCCCTCGTCGAGGGCCAGCCCCGCACGCTCGGCCTGCGCGAGCTGTTGCAGGTGTATGTCGACTTCCGCACCGACGTCGTCCGGCGGCGCACCGCCTACCGGCTGCGCCGACGGCAGGAGCGGCTGCACCTGGTCGAGGGCCTGCTCATCGCGATCCTGGACATCGACGAGGTCATCCAGCTGATCCGCTCCAGCGACGACGCGGCCGCGGCCCGCGAACGGTTGATGCAGGTCTTCGACCTCTCCGAGCTCCAGGCCAACTACATCCTGGAGCTGCAGCTGCGCCGGCTCACCAAGTTCTCCCGGATCGAGCTGGAGTCCGAGCGGGACGAGCTGCAGCGGGAGATCGAGCGGCTGACCGCACTCCTGGAGGACCACGAGCTGCTGCTGGCCCTGGTCTCCGACGAACTGGCCGAGGTCGCCAAGGAGCACGGGACCCCGCGGCGCACGGTGCTGCTGGAGTCGGCCGGGGTCACGGCCTCGGCGGCGGCCTCTACGCCGATGGAGGTGCCCGACGACCCCTGCTGGGTGCTGCTGTCCTCCACCGGGCTGCTGGCCCGGACCTCGACCGACGAACCGCTGGGCACCGGCGGGGCCCGGCGCAAGCACGACGCGATCGTGTCCCGGGTCCGCACCACCGCCCGGGGCGACGTCGGACTGGTCACCTCGACCGGCCGGCTGGTCCGCCTCTCCGCCCTCGAGCTGCCCACCCTGCCCCCGACCAACGGGGCGCCGACCCTCTCCGGTGGGGCACCGCTCGCGGCCTTCGTCGACCTGCCCGCGGGCGAGCAGCCGCTGGCGCTCTGCACGCTCACCGGGGACGGGCCCGGCCTGGCGCTGGGCACCCGCAACGGCGTCGTCAAGCGGGTCAACCCGGACTACCCGGGCAACAAGGACAGTTTCGAGGTGATCTCGCTCAAGGACGGCGACAGCGTGGTCGGCGCCGTGGAGCTGACGACTGGCGAGGAGGACCTCGTCTTCATCACCTCCGAGGCGAGCCTGCTGCACTTCTCGGCCTCCGGCGTGCGGCCGCAGGGCCGCTCGGGTGGCGGCATGGCGGGCATCAAGCTCCCGGCCGGCGTGTCGGTGGTCGGCTTCTGGGCGGTCGACCCGGAGGCGGAGAACGTCGTGGTGACCGTGGCCGGGAGCGCCGGTGTCCGCCCCGGGACGGAGGCCGGGTCGGTCAAGGTCACGCCGTATGCCGAGTACCCGGCCAAGGGGCGCGCCACCGGCGGAGTGCGGTGTCACCGGTTCCTGCGCGGCGAGGACGCCCTGATGGTCGGCTGGGCGGGGTCCACTCCCCCCATGGCCGCCTCCGCCAACGGCGTGGCGGTCGAGCTGCCGCCGGCGACCGGCAAGCGGGACGGCTCCGGAACGCCGGCCAAGGCCCCGATCGCCCGCGTCGCCGCAGGCTGA
- a CDS encoding cell wall-binding repeat-containing protein codes for MSALRPTHHLLRRLLLGLLLIALGPGLLAGPGAVATTTNPAAGASSSGTVRQTTDHETQGDLAFRLERLSGTDRYATAAAISARFFGSGVPVALVVTGAEFPDGLAAGPVGDRLGGPVLFTRHTSLPASTTAELKRLKPQRILVAGGTAAVSNGVLNQLDALATSGATRISGPDRYATAAALSKHAFPGGASIAYVATGRAFPDALAGGAAAGVQDAPMLLTARYSLSDATRTELERLAPDRIMLLGGTASVSNTVASQLSEIAVTERVSGSDRYQTALAISRRVFGPDRPGFLMATGTNWPDALAASPATRTTRGPLLLSSGTNLPGGTTTELRRTTPTRAYLLGGTDVVDREIARKVQAILGVCSAGARPSPGSQEVFDHVPGATKQLAFTLDMGGRMDPAMDIVEFLIDNQVCTTFFPTGITANSPEGRQVLELISANPHLFEVGNHTVHHCDLVNGGGGSPTTAPCQRSMTAQFIRDELTGAESTIELRTDGMTVTPYWRPPYGSHNSFVRSAAAQVDYTKTVLWNRDTIDWSLDTTTQQIIDRVTKPLPPAGTIVLAHIGGYRTLDALPTIVSTLRANGYTFTTISDLRDG; via the coding sequence ATGAGCGCACTGCGTCCCACCCATCACCTGCTGCGGCGCCTGCTCCTGGGGCTCCTCCTCATCGCGCTCGGCCCCGGACTCCTGGCCGGCCCCGGCGCCGTAGCCACGACGACCAACCCGGCGGCCGGGGCCTCGTCCTCCGGCACGGTCCGCCAAACCACCGACCACGAGACGCAGGGTGACCTCGCCTTCCGCCTGGAACGACTCTCCGGCACCGACCGGTATGCCACGGCGGCGGCCATCAGCGCACGGTTCTTCGGGTCCGGCGTCCCGGTGGCGCTCGTGGTGACCGGCGCCGAGTTCCCCGACGGCCTCGCCGCGGGACCGGTGGGCGACCGGCTCGGCGGCCCCGTGCTGTTCACCCGGCATACCTCGCTCCCTGCCAGCACCACCGCGGAACTGAAGCGGCTCAAGCCACAGCGCATCCTGGTGGCGGGCGGGACGGCTGCGGTGTCCAACGGGGTGCTCAACCAGCTGGACGCGTTGGCCACCTCGGGTGCCACCCGCATCTCGGGCCCGGACCGCTACGCCACGGCGGCGGCGCTGTCCAAGCACGCGTTCCCGGGCGGCGCCTCGATCGCGTACGTCGCCACCGGGAGGGCGTTCCCCGACGCACTCGCCGGAGGGGCCGCCGCCGGGGTCCAGGACGCGCCGATGCTGCTGACCGCCAGGTACTCCCTCAGCGACGCGACGCGCACCGAGCTGGAACGTCTGGCGCCCGACCGGATCATGCTGTTGGGCGGCACCGCGTCGGTCTCGAACACCGTCGCGAGCCAGCTGTCCGAGATCGCCGTCACCGAGCGGGTCTCCGGCAGCGACCGGTACCAGACAGCACTGGCCATCTCCCGTCGCGTGTTCGGCCCCGACCGGCCGGGCTTCCTGATGGCGACCGGCACCAACTGGCCGGATGCCCTCGCGGCGAGCCCGGCGACCCGGACCACGCGCGGCCCCCTGCTGCTGTCCTCCGGGACCAATCTCCCCGGCGGCACGACGACCGAGCTCCGCCGCACCACCCCGACCCGGGCATACCTGCTCGGCGGCACCGACGTGGTGGACCGCGAGATCGCCCGCAAGGTGCAGGCCATCCTCGGGGTCTGTTCGGCGGGGGCCAGGCCCTCCCCCGGCTCCCAGGAGGTCTTCGACCACGTGCCCGGCGCCACCAAGCAGCTGGCCTTCACCCTCGACATGGGCGGCCGGATGGACCCGGCGATGGACATCGTGGAGTTCCTGATCGACAACCAGGTCTGCACGACCTTCTTCCCCACGGGCATCACCGCCAACTCGCCGGAGGGACGACAGGTCCTGGAGCTCATCTCGGCCAACCCGCACCTGTTCGAGGTCGGCAACCACACCGTGCACCACTGCGACCTGGTCAACGGCGGAGGAGGCAGCCCGACCACCGCCCCCTGCCAGCGGAGCATGACCGCGCAGTTCATCCGGGACGAGCTCACCGGCGCCGAGTCGACCATCGAGCTGCGCACCGACGGCATGACGGTCACCCCCTACTGGCGACCGCCCTACGGCTCGCACAACAGCTTCGTGCGCAGTGCGGCCGCCCAGGTGGACTACACCAAGACGGTCCTGTGGAACCGCGACACCATCGACTGGTCGCTGGACACGACGACCCAACAGATCATCGACCGGGTCACCAAGCCGCTGCCGCCGGCAGGGACGATCGTCCTGGCCCACATCGGTGGTTACCGGACCCTCGACGCGCTCCCCACGATCGTGAGCACGCTCCGCGCGAACGGCTACACCTTCACCACGATCTCGGACCTGCGGGACGGCTAG
- a CDS encoding PhzF family phenazine biosynthesis protein: MRFSQVDVFSGTSYRGNPLAVVHDAEGLPEEDLARFANWTNLSETTFLLPPTVPGADYRVRIFTVTEELPFAGHPTLGSARAWLAAGGVPASEGVVVQECGAGLVPVRYADSHLAFAAPPFLRSGPVDPSDLDRIARALRIDPGQIRHSQWIDNGPGWVGVVLASAEEVLALRPDFAAFDGLDIGVIGPHGPGGPADYEVRAFVPGLGATEDPVTGSLNAGFGVWLTGAGLAPTSFTVRQGTALGRAGDVTLSVEGDQVWVGGQATVMISGEIRF, encoded by the coding sequence ATGCGCTTCTCCCAGGTCGATGTCTTCTCCGGCACGTCCTACCGGGGCAACCCGCTGGCCGTGGTGCACGACGCCGAGGGCCTGCCCGAGGAGGACCTCGCCCGGTTCGCGAACTGGACCAACCTGTCGGAGACCACCTTCCTCCTGCCGCCCACCGTCCCCGGCGCCGACTACCGGGTGCGGATCTTCACCGTCACCGAGGAGCTTCCGTTCGCCGGTCACCCCACGCTGGGCAGTGCCCGCGCCTGGCTCGCCGCTGGCGGCGTTCCCGCCAGTGAGGGTGTGGTGGTGCAGGAGTGCGGGGCCGGCCTGGTGCCGGTCCGGTATGCCGACAGCCACCTCGCCTTCGCCGCGCCACCGTTCCTCCGGTCCGGTCCCGTCGACCCGTCCGATCTCGACCGGATCGCGCGCGCCCTCCGGATCGACCCGGGGCAGATCCGGCACAGCCAGTGGATCGACAACGGTCCCGGCTGGGTCGGCGTGGTCCTGGCGTCGGCCGAGGAGGTGCTCGCGCTCCGGCCGGACTTCGCGGCCTTCGACGGTCTCGACATCGGCGTGATCGGGCCACACGGCCCCGGTGGACCGGCCGACTACGAGGTGCGGGCGTTCGTGCCCGGGCTTGGCGCCACCGAGGACCCGGTCACCGGCAGCCTGAACGCCGGGTTCGGAGTGTGGCTCACCGGGGCGGGGCTCGCCCCCACGTCGTTCACCGTCCGCCAGGGCACGGCGCTGGGCCGCGCAGGCGACGTCACCCTGTCCGTCGAGGGGGACCAGGTGTGGGTCGGGGGCCAGGCAACCGTCATGATCAGCGGAGAGATCCGGTTCTGA
- a CDS encoding TetR/AcrR family transcriptional regulator yields MPKVTDEHRAARRQQILMATLRCVAVEGLHRTTMADVIRESGLSAGAVYGYFKSKNDLILAIAEFGLALMDTELRGLAKDGNVPSPDEVTRQLTRAIVRQAESQEIDITKVVIAVWAEAVRDEGVRAIVSERIRTLRDSYAGLVSAQQAAGLVDPDADPLHVTQVMVGMLPGFILQRLVLQDVDPEGYADGLAALRR; encoded by the coding sequence ATGCCCAAGGTCACCGACGAGCACCGCGCGGCCCGCCGCCAGCAGATCCTGATGGCCACCCTCCGGTGCGTCGCCGTCGAAGGGCTCCACCGCACGACGATGGCCGACGTGATCCGCGAGTCCGGGCTCTCGGCCGGGGCGGTCTACGGCTACTTCAAGAGCAAGAACGACCTGATCCTGGCGATCGCCGAGTTCGGCCTCGCACTGATGGACACCGAGCTGCGCGGCCTCGCGAAGGACGGGAACGTCCCCTCCCCCGACGAGGTGACCCGGCAGCTCACCCGGGCGATCGTCCGGCAGGCGGAGAGCCAGGAGATCGACATCACCAAGGTGGTGATCGCCGTGTGGGCCGAGGCGGTCCGCGACGAGGGGGTCCGCGCCATCGTGAGTGAGCGGATCAGGACACTGCGCGACTCCTACGCGGGCCTGGTCTCGGCACAGCAGGCGGCCGGGCTGGTCGATCCCGATGCCGATCCCCTGCACGTCACCCAGGTGATGGTCGGGATGCTGCCCGGGTTCATCCTGCAGCGCCTCGTGCTCCAGGACGTGGACCCCGAGGGGTATGCCGACGGCCTGGCGGCGCTTCGCCGGTAG
- a CDS encoding pyridoxal phosphate-dependent decarboxylase family protein: MQDLHELFRRAADEAAGFRSSLGTRPVQAPVDQARAKELLDVPLPDAPRDPAEVVDHLVSAATPGLMSTPGPRYFGFVVGGALPAASAADLLAVGWDQCAFNGSLSPAAAAAEEVAGGWLKELLGLPETAGVGFVTGAQGANTVGLTSARHHLMRQAGWDVERRGLNGAPAMRVLAGAERHATIDRSLRLLGLGSDCLEEVAVNDEGAIDTADLARVLADGPTGPEHPTVVCLQAGNVNTGAVDDLRAATELAHAEAAWVHVDGAFGLWAAASPALRHLVDGVELADSWGCDGHKWLNVPYDSGFAFCSRPEVQTAAMSYTASYLTGSGASPGAADFTAESSRRARGFAVWAALQELGRDGVADLVDRTCALARRFAAALSDAGLEIVNDVVLNQVLVGFGEDDARTDEILARIQQDGTCWMGGTTWRGRRLMRIAVSNHLTTEADVDASVEAVLRAARHTG, encoded by the coding sequence ATGCAAGACCTGCACGAGTTGTTCCGACGCGCGGCCGACGAGGCTGCCGGTTTCCGCAGTTCGCTCGGCACCCGCCCGGTGCAGGCACCGGTCGACCAGGCGCGGGCGAAGGAGTTGCTGGACGTCCCGCTGCCGGACGCGCCGCGGGATCCGGCCGAGGTGGTCGACCACCTGGTCTCGGCCGCCACGCCGGGCCTGATGTCGACCCCCGGTCCGCGCTACTTCGGTTTCGTCGTGGGTGGCGCCCTGCCGGCGGCATCGGCCGCGGACCTGCTCGCGGTCGGTTGGGACCAGTGCGCCTTCAACGGGTCCCTCTCCCCCGCCGCCGCGGCCGCCGAAGAGGTGGCCGGCGGCTGGCTCAAGGAGCTGCTCGGCCTGCCGGAGACGGCCGGGGTCGGCTTCGTGACCGGGGCCCAGGGGGCCAACACCGTGGGGCTCACCTCGGCCCGACACCACCTGATGCGCCAGGCGGGCTGGGACGTCGAGCGCCGGGGCCTCAACGGGGCGCCGGCCATGCGGGTGCTCGCCGGCGCCGAGCGCCACGCCACGATCGACCGCTCGCTGCGCCTGCTCGGCCTGGGCTCGGACTGCCTGGAAGAGGTAGCCGTCAACGACGAGGGGGCGATCGACACCGCGGACCTGGCCCGGGTCCTGGCGGACGGGCCCACCGGCCCCGAGCACCCGACCGTCGTCTGCCTGCAGGCCGGCAACGTCAACACCGGCGCCGTCGACGACCTGCGCGCCGCGACCGAACTGGCCCACGCGGAAGCGGCCTGGGTACACGTGGACGGTGCCTTCGGGCTGTGGGCCGCGGCCAGTCCCGCCCTGCGGCACCTGGTGGACGGCGTGGAACTGGCGGACTCCTGGGGCTGCGACGGCCACAAGTGGCTCAACGTCCCCTACGACTCCGGCTTCGCGTTCTGCTCCCGGCCAGAGGTGCAGACCGCCGCCATGTCCTACACGGCCTCCTACCTGACCGGGTCCGGGGCCTCGCCCGGTGCGGCAGACTTCACCGCCGAGTCCTCGCGCAGGGCCCGGGGTTTCGCGGTGTGGGCCGCGCTCCAGGAGCTGGGCCGCGACGGGGTGGCCGACCTGGTCGACCGCACCTGCGCGCTGGCCCGCCGGTTCGCCGCGGCGCTGTCCGACGCGGGACTGGAGATTGTCAACGACGTGGTGCTCAACCAGGTCCTGGTTGGGTTCGGCGAGGACGACGCGCGCACCGACGAGATCCTGGCCCGCATCCAGCAGGACGGCACCTGCTGGATGGGCGGCACGACCTGGCGCGGTCGTCGGCTGATGCGGATCGCGGTGTCCAACCACCTGACGACGGAGGCCGACGTCGACGCCTCGGTCGAGGCCGTGCTCCGCGCCGCCAGGCACACCGGGTAG
- a CDS encoding winged helix DNA-binding domain-containing protein: MRHINDNERRNRLAVRHGIHPDHRLPDAVAATRAMTVLHATEAATVHLSVQARVDGTTPADIDHALYEDRSLVKQLAMRRTLFVFPRDLLPAALGSASARVAVEQRRVITRDVEMHGVAEDGAAWLDRACDAVLTRLEPGDCLSAKQLREEIPELRGTITVNTSKKYGGTFQIAPRVFTLLGAQGQLVRATNGGHWRLGRPTWTSMGTWLGQEVMPLTTEEGYAELTRRWLGTFGPGTVEDLQWWLGSTKSAARAALATVDAREVSLDGGIHGWVLPDDEAPVAAPEPWAALLPTLDPTTMGWKLRDFYLAPEHVPYLFDSNGNGGTTAWWNGRIVGCWVQDPDAVVRVVLRDGEEVGAAGTRALQDEAERLTRWLDGVVISNVYKSQLMKRAILP; this comes from the coding sequence ATGCGACACATCAACGACAACGAGAGACGCAACAGGTTGGCCGTGCGCCACGGGATCCACCCGGACCACCGGCTACCCGACGCGGTGGCCGCCACCAGGGCGATGACCGTGCTCCACGCGACCGAGGCCGCGACGGTCCACCTCTCGGTCCAGGCCCGGGTCGACGGGACGACGCCGGCGGACATCGACCATGCCCTCTACGAGGACCGGTCCCTGGTGAAGCAGCTGGCGATGCGGCGCACCCTGTTCGTCTTTCCGCGCGACCTCCTGCCCGCCGCCCTGGGCAGCGCCTCGGCCCGGGTCGCGGTCGAGCAGCGCCGGGTGATCACCCGCGACGTCGAGATGCACGGGGTCGCCGAGGACGGCGCAGCCTGGCTCGACCGGGCCTGCGACGCCGTCCTCACACGGCTCGAGCCCGGTGACTGCCTGTCCGCCAAACAACTGCGCGAGGAGATCCCGGAGCTCCGCGGCACCATCACGGTCAACACCTCCAAGAAGTACGGCGGGACCTTCCAGATCGCACCGCGGGTGTTCACCCTGCTCGGCGCCCAGGGGCAGCTGGTGCGCGCGACAAACGGTGGCCACTGGCGTCTGGGGCGCCCGACCTGGACCTCGATGGGCACCTGGCTCGGGCAGGAGGTCATGCCGCTGACCACCGAGGAGGGGTATGCCGAGCTGACCCGTCGCTGGCTCGGCACCTTCGGGCCGGGCACGGTGGAGGACCTTCAATGGTGGCTGGGCTCCACCAAGTCCGCAGCGCGGGCGGCCCTCGCGACGGTCGACGCGAGGGAAGTCTCGCTGGACGGCGGTATCCACGGGTGGGTCCTGCCCGACGACGAGGCACCGGTCGCGGCACCCGAACCGTGGGCGGCGCTGCTTCCCACCCTCGACCCGACCACCATGGGGTGGAAGCTCCGCGACTTCTACCTCGCCCCGGAGCACGTGCCGTACCTGTTCGACAGCAACGGCAACGGCGGCACCACGGCCTGGTGGAACGGCCGCATCGTGGGCTGCTGGGTGCAGGACCCGGATGCCGTGGTCCGTGTCGTGCTGCGCGACGGCGAGGAGGTCGGAGCAGCCGGCACCAGGGCCCTGCAGGACGAGGCGGAGCGACTCACCCGGTGGCTGGACGGCGTCGTGATCAGCAACGTCTACAAGTCGCAGCTCATGAAGCGGGCAATCTTGCCCTAG